From Sphingorhabdus sp. SMR4y:
ACCAGTCGCCGGTCAGGCTGTCCTGACGGGTCAGGCATTGCTCATAGGGCAGCAGCAGGGCTTCGTGACTGGTATAGAAAGATGTGGCCTTCAACTGCGGAACCGTGTCCGGATTGATGCCGCAGGCTTCCATGAAGGCCAAGGCTTCGCCGATCCGGTCCGCCATTTCCTCGAATTTCTTCGCCCACGGGCTGCGTGCCATGAAATCATGGGTCCAGCCGTGCACCTGCTTGAGATTGGCATAGCCGCCGGTCGAAAAGGCCCGGAGCAGGTTGAGCGTCGCCGCGGCCTGGTTATAGGCACGGATCATCCGCTCGGGATCGGGATCCCGGCGGCTGCTGTCAAATTCGATGCCGTTGATGATATCGCCGCGATAGCTGGGAAGCTCGACGCCATCCTGCACTTCGACATTGGACGAGCGCGGCTTGGCAAATTGCCCTGCCATGCGACCGACCTTTACGATGGGCAGCTTTGACGCATAGGTCAGGACCACCGCCATTTGCAGAATGACGCGAAATGTATCGCGAATATTGTTCGGATGAAATTCCGCGAAGCTTTCGGCACAGTCTCCGCCCTGCAGCAGGAACGCCTTGCCAGCCGCCACTTCTGCCAGATCCTGTTTCAGGCTGCGGGCTTCACCGGCAAACACCAGCGGCGGATAGCTGCCGAGCAGCTCTTCCGTTTCCGCGAGTTTTGTGGCGTCCTTATATTCGGGCATGTGCAGCCCTTCAAAATCCCGCCAGCTATCTGCCGTCCAATTTGTCGCCATTCGAGCGCTCCGCTTCATTTCCAATAAAATCGAGAGCCTTTAGGCGGGAGTCAAGGGCAATGGCAAGGGAAACCCAGTGTTGGTTGCCCGCGAAACTATCGGGGGAACGGGGCTGCCGGCTAGCCCCCGGGCTTTTTCTTCCAGCTGCCACTGTCGCGGAACTCGGGTTTGATTTGGCCAGCATCCGGCAATCTCTGTCCGGCATAGGCCTGATCACCGCCTCTGGCCCTTGCCTGAGCGCTATAATCGGGCGCCTTGTAGGTTCGGGG
This genomic window contains:
- a CDS encoding class II 3-deoxy-7-phosphoheptulonate synthase, whose protein sequence is MATNWTADSWRDFEGLHMPEYKDATKLAETEELLGSYPPLVFAGEARSLKQDLAEVAAGKAFLLQGGDCAESFAEFHPNNIRDTFRVILQMAVVLTYASKLPIVKVGRMAGQFAKPRSSNVEVQDGVELPSYRGDIINGIEFDSSRRDPDPERMIRAYNQAAATLNLLRAFSTGGYANLKQVHGWTHDFMARSPWAKKFEEMADRIGEALAFMEACGINPDTVPQLKATSFYTSHEALLLPYEQCLTRQDSLTGDWFDTSAHFLWIGDRTRFEGSAHVEFLRGIGNPIGLKCGPSLTPDALLKMLDTLNPAREPGRITLITRFGHDKIESGLPPLVRAVKKSGHPVIWSCDPMHGNVIKAESGYKTRPFDRILSEVRGFFAVHRAEGTFAGGIHCEMTGQNVTECTGGGVAITDASLGDRYHTHCDPRLNAAQSLELAFLLAEMLNQELSDRAREAA